GAGCCGGGTGTCCTGTGCATCAACCTGCGAAACAAGAATGAGCCCAAGCGGCGAGCCGTTTCGTGGAGCCGCGATGGCGGCGTCACGTGGAGTGACCCGGTTCTGGACCCCGCCCTCATCGATCCGGTCTGCCAAGGCAGTCTCGTCGCCGCGAAGTACAAGGGAAAACCTTGCTTGCTGTTCTCAAACGCCGCGAGCGTTAAGCGGGAAAGGCTGACCGTTCGCGCAAGTCTGGACAATGGCAATCAGTGGTCCGAGGGAGTCGTCCTGCACGCGGGACCAGCGGGCTATTCAAGCCTGGCGATAGTTGACCGCAGGCGCGTTGGGTGTCTATTTGAAGCGGGCATGACAAAGTACAAAGAGAAGATCGTGTTTATGTCACTTCCGATCAAGAAAGTTGTCAATGCCGCGTCTGCCGCGCCGATTAAGAAAGCGGGCGTCGTGCTGACCTTTGACGATGCGCACGTCGCCGAATGGGTCTCCGCGATGCCTCTCTTCGAGAAGTACGGCGCCCACGCCACGTTCTTTGTCACTCAGTTCGATAAGCTGACGGAAGATCAAGTTGCGGGCTTGCGCCGCCTTCAAGAGGCTGGCCACGCCATCGGTTGTCACGGACTTCGCCACCGCAAGGCCGTTGACTATGTCCGCGATCACTCGGCGGAACAGTACCTCGTCGACGAAATCATACCCGCCGTAAACCTCATGGTTGGCTCGGGGTTTCGCCCCACTGCGTTCGCGTATCCGAACAGCCAAAGCAATGATGCCACTGACGCGGCATTGATACGCGTCTTCCGCCATCTACGCACGGGATCGAGCCTGAGAGAAGGGCAGCGCCTCGCGGAATGTGATGCATTGTTCACTCCCATCGGCGACGTGGAAAAGCGCGGTTGTCTCAACGGTCGCGGCATAGACCACGCGGGAGAAGCCGATAAACAAGGCCTGCCCGACGAAATCCGCGAAGCACTCAAGCGCGCGAAGAAGCGCAACGAGGTCCTCGTGCTCTACGCTCACAGTATCGGCGGAGACGCAAAGAACCATATTTCTCGCGAAGCGTTGGAGGGTGTACTCAAAGACACACACGAGCGTGGCCTGCAATTCTATACGTATGACCAACTCCCCTGAATCCGTTTCATCTACCTGTTATACTATGCTTCCACTCAGTCTCAACCGGGGAGCGTGACCATGAATATCGACGATCTCGTGTTTGTGGGTTTGAACGGATACGCACTGGCATTGCATCGCGATACCGGCGAAATTGTCTGGGCGAACAACGACATGAAGTCCGGATACGTGACCATGCTGCTCGACGGCGACCGGCTCATCGTGTCCACCAACGGATATATCTACTGCCTAGACCCCTTAACCGGCGGAATCCTTTGGCACAACCCGCTCCATGGCTACGGCATGGGCGCACCCACTTCCTTAGTCTCCGTACGTGGCAAGAGCCAACAAGATGTCATCACGGAGGCCGCCGCAGCGATTGCAGCTTCAAGGTCCTCCGCGACCTCTTCCTAATTAGCGATCAGGAGAACTCTATGCCCAAGCTTATTGCGCTCTGTCTAATTGCCTCTTCGTATTCGGCTCTTGCTCTCGACATATCGCAGTACGAACTCATCCGCGAAAACGTCGTCACCAAGAGCGACTCAACCGAATGGGACTACGTGCTCGCGTTCAAGGACACGCCATTTCGTGTAGAGTTGGGGCCGCGCCGCGCAAATGACGAGCAAACCAAAGGGTTTGACAATGATGGACTCAATGAGGAAACGCTCAAGATAGTCTGGCTTGAAGAAGACAAATGGCTTTGGATTACGTGGAGGACTTTTCTTGTCGGCAGCGGCGCATTCATTGCTCAGGCAAACATCGTGCTGCGACTAGAAGGTGAGCGTTTGACCGAATCTTTGCGGGAGGGGTATTTGGCGCGCGAACAATTGGGAGCTGGACTGTTCTGGCACAAGGAAATCACCTACGAGTGGTCGGCCAAGGAGGAGCGTTTACATAAGAAGATCGCCGCAAATGACCGTGTCTGGAGCGATAGGTGGATACCGGCGGCGGAGCAGGTAACTCAAAGTGGCTACGTCCGCGATGTCAACTTCACGGAAGACGTCACATACAAACTCGTAGACGACCGCCTCGAATTCGAGGCAAGCAGAATATTGCTGGATTTGGGGGACAGGAAGGTCCCCGCCGGAGAGATTGCTCAACTGTTTGTGCTCTATCTCATCCCTCGATGGAGTACCCCACAGGGAGAAGGCGAATGCACGATCAAAGAACGCGCAGACATGCTTCAGAGTCTTGGGCTCAAAGAAGGCACCGCGTACACAGGCAAGATCAACGGTCCGTCATGGACGCAAGGGGTCTTCAAGCCTTTGGGACAAAAGCACGATTTTTATCCGTTCTGAAGGGATTGTACGTATCATTTGTCAGATGAAGTCTTCCCTAGACTTCGGAACTGCGCGACTTCACCTTGCCCAACCAGCGCGGCACGTGTACCAGATAGGCTTCATAGGCAGGGCCAAACTTCTTGCGGAGCGTGGGCTCCTCGTATAAGACGACGAATGTGTGCATGATTACTGCGCAGACCGCAGCGTAGACAAACAAGGTCCATGACTGGAATAGCAGCGCCTCACCCAGAAGCGCGCTCACCGCACCCACGTACATCGGGTTACGACTGTAGCGATACAACCCCCGGACGACCAGCTCCTTCGGCGGATCGATCGGTGCAGGCGTTCCTTTGCCTACACGCACAAAATCTGTCGCGCACCAAAGAAGAATGAGTGCGCCGAAGAGCATGGGCATTAGCGCCACGCACGCTAGCGGTCCACTCGATGGAGGCCACACCTTCGCGTCCGGCGGCAAGAGTAGCCACGGCACGTAGACTACCACCGCACCCGGGACTGTTAGCGTGAAGATCGCGGTCTTGAGAATGTTCATAGTCCAAGCCCTGACTCCCGAGTTTCGCATGCTGAGATATACTATCAGGCGCGAGATGTCCATTGATCGGTCCGTTTCTGGTACAATTAAACGTACCAAAGGAGGACAATCTATGCCTCGTGTAAACCTCGAAGAGGACGTCCGTCCTCTGTCTGAATTCCGCGCGAATTCGGCCACCCTGATGAAGCGACTTCGCAGTACAGGCAGACCCTTGCTGCTGACACAACATGGCCGTGGCGCAGCAGTCCTTCTCGATGTTTCGGCATACGAAGACTTGATGGAAGAACTATCCGTTCTCAAGGACATCCAGGCAGCGCTTGAAGAAGAGCGCACCGGACATATCAGGTCCCATTCCGAAGCCAGGAAGAGCGTTCTAGCCAGGCTTGCCAAGTGAAACTAGTATGGTCAGAACGGGCCATCTTGCGCGCAGGCGACGAAGCGGCTTTCATTGCCATTGACAATCCAACTGCCGCTCGAAAATGGGTACAGGGATTATTCAAAAGAGCCTCTATCCTTCGGAGGTTCCCGCACTCTGGCAAGAAGCTCCCCGAACTTAACCTCGATGAGTTCCGTGAGCTACTCTACGGACATCACCGCATTATCTATCGAGTGGGCCCCAAGCAAGCGCTAATTCTCACAATTCGGCGCACGGCCCAGGAATTGCCTGCCGGGGATCTGACCGAAGAATGAACGACGCGCCCTACGCGCTGTACCCGCCGTCGCATGTGATCACCGCGCCACTCGTGTACGAGGCTGCATCCGACGCAAGGTAGATTGCCGCGCCGACAATTTCGTTGGGTTGCGCATGGCGGCCCATGGGAGTCCGATTGGTGAAGTACTCGTACATCTCCGGCGACTCGATGAGCATGGACGCAAATTTCGTTTCGACCAGTCCCGGCGCGATCGCGTTGCAGCGCACGCCCGCCCCGGACAGTTCCTTGGCGAACATCTTGGTCATTGCGATGACCGCGGACTTCGTCACGCCGTAGATGCCCTGCATCGGCGGCGGCGAGATTCCCGCGATGGACGCGATATTGATGATAGACCCCTTTCCTTGTTCCACCATCAGTCGCGCGGCATGTTGCGCCATCAGGAAGTATCCCTTGACGTTCACTTCAAACGTCTTGTCGAACTGGCTTTCGCTGATGTCGATAGCGGGACCGAAATAGGGATTTGTGGCCGCATTGTTCACGAGGATATCGACCCGCCCGAATTCCGCTCGTATCCGCGCGTACAGCGCTTCAATTGAGGCAGTCTGCCCGGTATGACACGCGATGGGAATAGCCGTTCCTCCGTCCTTCCGGATCGACTCGGCCACGGCATCGAGTCCTTCTTGCTTACGCGAACACAACACAACAGTCGCGCCCTGTTCCGCGAAGCCGCGCGCGATGGCTTCTCCAATTCCACGACTTGCTCCGGTCACAACGGCAATTCGATCCTTGAGGCCGAAATCGACAATAGGCATGAATCGTGTCTCCCAGTATTTTGCAGCCTTCACACGTGCCCGAAAACGGAGTGCAGGCTCCCGGGTTCACCGGAAGCCTGCACTAGAATACAGGGGAAAACGTCCGTCAATCCAAGCGGTTAGTAACGCTTACCCATGAGGTGGCAAAGGATATAACGGTCGAGTTCTTCGTAGTCGCGTTCCTTGATCAGTTGTGCTTCGAGTTTTGTGTCGAAGGTAACGACTTTCTCGAGCAGGAACAGGAATGTGTCCTTGCTGTTCTTCAGGTGCTTCGATGAAACGGCCTGCTTCTGCGTGCGCATGGTCTTTACATCGAGCCCGACCCATTCGCCATTGCGCCCGTAGCCGTATTCTTCCAACACGCGAATCTGATTGAATGCGCGGCGCAGGTTGTACGAACCGAACGACTTGTCCTGGTCGAATTTCAGACCGCTCTGGTCGTTCAGATGAACGCTCCACAACTTGTCGTGCGCGAGCGCATACGCCATGTCGTCGGCCGGATCGAGACCCGCAAGAATCGAGTGCGCCGATTCCACCAACACGCCGACGCGCTTCGGATCGCTTGTCATGTAGCTCAGGCCAACCGCATGCCCAATGGTCGAAATGATTGCGCTGTCCACCGGTTCATTCGGCTTCGGCTCGATCATGATGCGCAACTTGGGATCGTAGGCGAGGAATTCGTTGATGGCATCGCGAATCTGAAGCACTTGCACGCGCGAGTTCTTGCTTTCGCGAATGTACGTTCCTTCGCGCGCCAGCCACAGCACCATGCCCGCGTCGGCTTCGACGAGATTCATGATGTCGATGGCCTTCTTGGTACGTTCAATCGCATAGGTGCGGCACTTCGCCGAGTTGTTGGTGTATCCCCCGTCAATCGTCTCCGGCGCAAACCACAAACGCGGCGCGACGAACTCGGCCACGAGACCGGCATCGTCCAGCATGCGCTTGACCTTCTTCGCTTCTTTCGCAATTTCCGAAGCTGACTTGCCATCGAGATCGGGAACGACATCATCGTCATGAAACTGCATGCCCTTGAAGCCGTACTGCTTGGCAAACTCGACTTTCTTTTTGAACGGAATCGGCGTACGTACAGTCGGTCCGAATGGGTCAGCCCCTTCATCGATGTTCCAGGGTCCGAACGTGAACCGATATACCCCCTTCGTCTTCGCCATGAGATTCTCCCTCCTTCCGCGCGAAATTGCGCGAAGATGATGCGGTTTTGAATTCCAAAAGCATACGGCCAGAATTCATCAGATGCAAGCGCATGTTCCTGCCTGTTGTATGTGAGCAATCGCCAATTCGTCGCATTCAGCGCTGAAGATCCGGCTTTCGCGACTCCCATTAGCACCTACTCTTGTTGGGTGCGACGAACATGCCCGTGTGCGCGGTTTGACCAATCCCGTATGGAAATCCTATGAGGTTGTGCTACAGTGAGCATTGCAAGTTCACCTGGTGCCACTCCCATCTCATCGAGGAGGATTCCCATGCAAACCAATGCACATACCGGCACGTGTATCGACGAAGTAGCAGACGGGATTTACCGTATCAACACGCCTTTGCGGACGGAGGGCATCCCTGGCGGTTTCAATCTGAGCCAGTACCTGATCGTCGATGATGAACCGATGGTGTTTCATGCAGGATGGCGCAGGTGGTTTCCTTTCGTATCCGAGGCTATCTCGAAGGTTATTCCTTTGCACAGCATCCGGCACGTGGGCTACTCGCACTTCGAGGGCGACGAGTCGGGTGCGGTGAACGAGTTTCTTGGCGTAGCGCCAGAAGCGGTGCCTTTTGCGAGCTACATCAGCGTCATGACGTCTCTCACCGATTTTGCGGTTCGCCCCGCCCGTGCTTTGGGTGACGGCGAAGAGTTCTCCACGGGAAAGAAGACATGGCAGTGGATTTATACCCCTCACGTCCCTCATGGATGGGATTGCGGCATCCTATTCGACAAGACGAGCGGTACGTTGCTCTGCGGCGACTTGTTTACCCAAGGCGGCGCGGATACACCTCCCGTCACCGAATCGGAGATCCTCTCGGCGAGCGAAGCCTTGCGCAAGCCCCTGGATTACTACGCCCATGCCACCAACACAACATCGATTCTGGAGCGGCTCGCGTCGCTGAACCCTAAGACACTCGCTTGCCAGCACGGAAGCGCCTATCGGGGCGACGGCGCTGCGCTGTTGCGGGAATTGGCTGCTATTCTTGAGAAAGAACAACGAATATAGCGTCAATTACTGAGGTATGGCTTCCCGGACAGCGGAGCACTTTCCCGCATCTTAGTCAATAAGTACGAGCCCGTTCGGCAGCTCATTAGCATCGTTTGCTGCTCGCGGCAGCTTCGCGCCGAGTTCGTCGCCAAGCTGGTTCAGAAACCGGCACAGGCCGGCGGCCGGTTCTGAAGAACGCAGTATTGGCGTAAGTTCCGCGCACAACTGGTCGATACGTTGCTGGCCCAGCGCGCCCAACGCCGTTTCGTCTGCGAGGACGACTGTCATGCGTTCGTACAACGAAATGTACACGAGCACTCCCGCCCCCGTTGCGGTGCGATGAACACGCCAGTCAAAGAACATTTGCCGTGCGCCGAGATTGACCTCGGCGCGCATTTGTCCGCGCGGTGTGAAAAGTCTTCGAAGCCACGCGATGCGCATCGCCACAACGACGCCCAGGAACCATCCGAGAGCCAACGCGGCGATCAAGGCGGGAAGTTCGTAGCGTCCCCACGCAATCCCCCAATCCGTCTCCGCCGGCGCGTTGCGAAGCGACAACCACGCGATGGCAAGGGCAATCACGCCGAAGCACAATCCGATTATGTCTTCAGCGCGATCGTATCGGCCCGAAGCCGTCGTAAGTGCCGGAACAATCTCCGCGCTGGTCTTGGATTCGGCTTCAGCTACTGCTTGTTCAATAGCCTTGCGCTGATCGTCCGTAAAGAATCTCGAAGCGCGTTGCATGGCAAACATATCCCCCTACCAACTTCCCGTTGCGCCGCCGCCTCGCGACGAACCGCCGCCAAACGAACCGCCCCCGCGATGGCCCCCTCCTCCTATTCCGCCGCCGCCTCCAAAACCGCCGCCGCCAAACATTCCCCCGCCGTGGTGGTGATGTCCAAGATTCGACCCGAGAAGGAAACCCGTTGTAAACCCGCCTCCGCCTCGACCATAGTAGCCGCCGGTCCACCGGCCGGAGCCGCCAATTCCCGTTATGGCGCGCACAATGGCGAACACTACCGCAATGGCAATGGCGATACCGAACATACCCACAGATGAATTGCCGGAAGAGGAGTATGTCGTCCGAGGGTATGAATTGACGGGAAACGAATTCGAATGGGTTGTCATCGGTGGATGTTGAGCCCGGTGCACGGGTTGGTGTTGCGGATCGATCGGCTGC
This genomic stretch from Candidatus Hydrogenedentota bacterium harbors:
- a CDS encoding exo-alpha-sialidase, which codes for MVKRTFRTILAVFWIGFVPAAWCQARNLGPEPSPVDVFIAGQGGYHTYRIPVLIASKSGTLLAFCEGRKNSASDRGDIDLLLKRSFNRGKSWQETQLIHEEGGDAEITIGNPCPVVDESTGIIWLAFTRNNERAFVTQSADDGATWSAPREITESLRSFPFPWTRIGTGPVNGIQLGSGRMVLPIWLNETIDKVYRSACIISDDHGATWHPGGLIPDRVPNANECTVAEVEPGVLCINLRNKNEPKRRAVSWSRDGGVTWSDPVLDPALIDPVCQGSLVAAKYKGKPCLLFSNAASVKRERLTVRASLDNGNQWSEGVVLHAGPAGYSSLAIVDRRRVGCLFEAGMTKYKEKIVFMSLPIKKVVNAASAAPIKKAGVVLTFDDAHVAEWVSAMPLFEKYGAHATFFVTQFDKLTEDQVAGLRRLQEAGHAIGCHGLRHRKAVDYVRDHSAEQYLVDEIIPAVNLMVGSGFRPTAFAYPNSQSNDATDAALIRVFRHLRTGSSLREGQRLAECDALFTPIGDVEKRGCLNGRGIDHAGEADKQGLPDEIREALKRAKKRNEVLVLYAHSIGGDAKNHISREALEGVLKDTHERGLQFYTYDQLP
- a CDS encoding PQQ-binding-like beta-propeller repeat protein, translated to MNIDDLVFVGLNGYALALHRDTGEIVWANNDMKSGYVTMLLDGDRLIVSTNGYIYCLDPLTGGILWHNPLHGYGMGAPTSLVSVRGKSQQDVITEAAAAIAASRSSATSS
- a CDS encoding isoprenylcysteine carboxylmethyltransferase family protein, yielding MNILKTAIFTLTVPGAVVVYVPWLLLPPDAKVWPPSSGPLACVALMPMLFGALILLWCATDFVRVGKGTPAPIDPPKELVVRGLYRYSRNPMYVGAVSALLGEALLFQSWTLFVYAAVCAVIMHTFVVLYEEPTLRKKFGPAYEAYLVHVPRWLGKVKSRSSEV
- a CDS encoding type II toxin-antitoxin system Phd/YefM family antitoxin, with amino-acid sequence MPRVNLEEDVRPLSEFRANSATLMKRLRSTGRPLLLTQHGRGAAVLLDVSAYEDLMEELSVLKDIQAALEEERTGHIRSHSEARKSVLARLAK
- a CDS encoding type II toxin-antitoxin system RelE/ParE family toxin — its product is MKLVWSERAILRAGDEAAFIAIDNPTAARKWVQGLFKRASILRRFPHSGKKLPELNLDEFRELLYGHHRIIYRVGPKQALILTIRRTAQELPAGDLTEE
- a CDS encoding glucose 1-dehydrogenase; the protein is MPIVDFGLKDRIAVVTGASRGIGEAIARGFAEQGATVVLCSRKQEGLDAVAESIRKDGGTAIPIACHTGQTASIEALYARIRAEFGRVDILVNNAATNPYFGPAIDISESQFDKTFEVNVKGYFLMAQHAARLMVEQGKGSIINIASIAGISPPPMQGIYGVTKSAVIAMTKMFAKELSGAGVRCNAIAPGLVETKFASMLIESPEMYEYFTNRTPMGRHAQPNEIVGAAIYLASDAASYTSGAVITCDGGYSA
- a CDS encoding TIM barrel protein: MAKTKGVYRFTFGPWNIDEGADPFGPTVRTPIPFKKKVEFAKQYGFKGMQFHDDDVVPDLDGKSASEIAKEAKKVKRMLDDAGLVAEFVAPRLWFAPETIDGGYTNNSAKCRTYAIERTKKAIDIMNLVEADAGMVLWLAREGTYIRESKNSRVQVLQIRDAINEFLAYDPKLRIMIEPKPNEPVDSAIISTIGHAVGLSYMTSDPKRVGVLVESAHSILAGLDPADDMAYALAHDKLWSVHLNDQSGLKFDQDKSFGSYNLRRAFNQIRVLEEYGYGRNGEWVGLDVKTMRTQKQAVSSKHLKNSKDTFLFLLEKVVTFDTKLEAQLIKERDYEELDRYILCHLMGKRY
- a CDS encoding MBL fold metallo-hydrolase, with amino-acid sequence MQTNAHTGTCIDEVADGIYRINTPLRTEGIPGGFNLSQYLIVDDEPMVFHAGWRRWFPFVSEAISKVIPLHSIRHVGYSHFEGDESGAVNEFLGVAPEAVPFASYISVMTSLTDFAVRPARALGDGEEFSTGKKTWQWIYTPHVPHGWDCGILFDKTSGTLLCGDLFTQGGADTPPVTESEILSASEALRKPLDYYAHATNTTSILERLASLNPKTLACQHGSAYRGDGAALLRELAAILEKEQRI